Within Antennarius striatus isolate MH-2024 chromosome 22, ASM4005453v1, whole genome shotgun sequence, the genomic segment GCGGctgctgttagcatgctagcattgTGAGACGTTCTCCTACCTGCAGGTTCTCCAGCATCATCTTGTCCAGAGCCTGAATGAAGTCTTCATCCTCGGCGCACGCCACGTGCTTCAGTCCGCCCCCCCGGATGGTGACCtcctgcaaacaggaagtggattaaCCATTTAACAGCTTCACGTCGGTCCAGTGTCTCTTATTTCTTACGTCAGGTACGATCTTACGTTGTTCTCTTCGTCCGTCTCGTTTTCCTTATTGGAGTCGGTCAGGTAGTCGGTGTTCTCTTCTTcgtcctcctccctctcctcttcttcgttCTCCGATCCGTCCTGTGGAGAAGAAAACCGTCATGGCCGACAGGAAGCAGACCGCCGTAACCATCGCGGCGACGTCGCCACCGACGAACGGACTCACGTCTTCTTCCTGCTCGTTCATTTCGCTCTCGTTGCCAGACTGCTCCTCGGTCTCGGCCCcgccctcctcctcatcgtcgCCGTCGTCGTCTTCCTCGTCGAGGCCCTCCGCTTCGCTCATGGCACTGGAGCGGCCGTCCTTCTCCATGGCGAGGCCTTCGGGGGGGAAACGCACAAGGTTCAAACGGGAGACGAGGAAacgagaagaaaaaaacatggaggAAAGAGTTCTGAAAAGTTTAAGCAAACGAAGGAATGAGAGTTTAAACGACGACGCGTCTGTTCGGCTGGAGAAGAACCAACATTTAATGAAACTAAAAAGATGCGCAGACGAATAAAAGTGTGTCAAACCGGTCGTTTCCAGACTGAATTAAAGCTCCCGTTTGTTAAAGCAGCAACTCTCAACTGATGGGTCACGACCCTAAAGTCGCAGGTCGTTGCCGGGGCAATAACAACTTTAAAATAATAGTTTGTGCTTTTATTGATAAACTTGTTTCATTGATTAACTGAggtttttcaattaaaaacacGTTATTCAGTTTTTACCACCTGATAAATTAATCAGAAGATAATTTTCTATAATTGAATCTTTTTaaattcacaatttattttgaGTTTGTAGAATAAAACTAAAGAAACTGAATTTATTCCACGCTGGTTGTTCATATTTGcataattttatttacttttaatttaatgtttattgCTACAATAAGTGACTGAATGAACTTTAAACTCCAGTCACTGAATGTCTTGTTAAATCAATTTGAATGAATTTTGTTTTGGGTGGGGGTTTGTCATTCAGGGggtgctgcctttcttccttttcttcttcgtgcttcCTGAACATCACGTTTGCTTTTGAATGATTCCAGGTCGGTTTGACGTTTTTCTGAATGCTCTTGCCCCAGCTTACCTCTCCGAGCTTCTACACCCCTtcgtacctgctcgctctctcagggcagctgatcagctgctcctgaatgtgccCACAACCAAACGGAatctcagaggggaccgtgcctttgctgttgtggcgcCTAAATTGTGGGATGATCTGCCTCAGcagatcagacaggcctcttctgtctgtttttaaatctcgtgtgaagacctacctcttctccttggctttttaTCATCTAGACAGAcactagattttattttatcttatttttattgctctgattatatgacttttgcttttatccatatttaatgtttttaatgtatttattttacttgcaATATGTGAGCCACTTTGTCTTTTACCTATAATGTTTCTATAAATttgtctgtacagcactttggtcgactgtggttgtggtaaagtgctcaacaaataaagattggattggattttcTCCAAGATTGTCAGGAACCTTGAATTCCTCTGCCTGTAGAGAATAAAACCTAAACACACGTGTGAACACCTGTCTTCAAACGTTCGTCTATAAACGTGTTTCCAGTCGCTGTCGTGTCGGACACGTGTCAGAAACCGTAGCCAGCAGCGTTCACGCATTCCTAGTGAGCAGAAAAGCGCAGCGGTGAGAAGCTGAACGCGACCGTTTCATGAGCTTTGTCTCTCTGCTAGCCTGTTAGCAGAGAGACGCTCAGATGGGTTTCGGGTTGAGATTGGAATCGTTTCTACGGCAACAGCTGATCCTCCTACGCAGCGAGGAATGTCGTTCGGCCGAGACGCCGGCGGGAGCGGCCGGACCGGAGCGACCGGCTGCCGAGCAAACATCCACGCCCGGCATCCGACCGTCGGATGCCTGAGCGATTGCGTCACGCCGTACCTAGCTTGACGAGCACCTCCCTCTCCAGGTCGGCGACCTGCTTGGTGGCCTCATCCAGGGAGCAGCTGAACCTCATCTTGGGCCTCAGCAGCTCCAGCGTGTCGCTGATCATGTAGTCGATGTCGATGGGGAACGGGTGCTCCTTCGTCCACGCGTCCACGCTCTTCTTCCACCAGATGTAgcgctgtggacacacacacacacacacacacacacacacacacacacacacacacacacacacacactcagcgcCTCCGTTCGTACCTTCTGTTCAACTTCCTGAAACCCGACGTACCTGGAAGTAGATGAGGAAACAGTCCAGCTTCCTCTTGCTGGAGCCGCGGTCGAAGTACTGGCCGCAGGTGTCCAGCAGGGTGCAGACCAGGCGGATGCGGAACAGGTGCTCGGGGGGGTCCAGCGAGCTGGGGCTGCCGTCCTGGTTGACCCCgaaggagatgaaggagaagagggTCCTGAAGATGACGGCCGACTCCACCATGCGGTAGTTGTAGAGCTCCCCCAGGAACTTGCCGCTGCTGATGCGGCGCTGGTTGAACTTTGGCTGGTTGACCTgagaaaggtcaaaggtgaagGAAGTGAACACAGTGCACACCTCATTCCTCGCAGTTAAcgagttccaggaaccacacgcgagtaacaaattctgcgatagagcggcaaaatatttatcttatcatttaGTGTAAACGtgtatgaacccccccatactgacattaacaccttctatctgtgttaccttttcctacatcctacagactgtttaaaacaactTTTATGTCTCACGGAGGTCCGATGCACGAGGGATTACAGTCCAGACGAAATACAACGTGTTTCCATCTAATGTTGTTTCTATGGAAACGAAACTAGATGGAAATTCAAATCAATTTTGTTTTCGAGTCAGATGCCCAGTTTaaaggcttttattgtgaaggcaCCCGACGAGCTTCCTGTTGGGAATGGAAACCTGACGGAGGATTTCACAGCTCAGGCGTTCTGTAAACTGGTTTATGATCTTTATTTATGACATAACTGAAGCCGTTGGCAGCGTTTGAAATTCCTCCTGCCGCTCAGATAAACTTGGCTCGTCTGTTCTCGGCTGCGACGTGACAGAAAcctgctggtgggggggggatccGGGATCAGCCGGTGTGTTTCTGTCATCAGCTGGTCGCCGTGTTAAGGCGCTGCTGCCGCTGCGGCACGCGGTCGGACGACATTCCTCCCAATCCTTCCTCCGGCTGACGGATGGATTTTCTTGTCAGCACAGCTTTagtccccccctccctctcagtgtgcccccccctcacctccatcCCCAGCCGGATGTCCTCCAGGACCCCGTCCACCACGTGGATGCCCACGTCCTCCTGGTAGGCCACCAGGCCGGCCAGCAGGTTGGCCACGCAGTGGATGCTGTTGTACTTGACGTTCCAGATGTTGACCATGCAGCAAATCAGGTAACCTTTGACCTCGGGGTCCTGCCAGGGCAGCTTGCGCATCTGCCTGAGCACCTTCTCGGTGGTGACCTTGGACAGGTCCTTGTAGAGCAGCTTGCGGATGTACTCCTGCAGCGGcggcctcttcttcttcaccgtCTTCTCCACGGGCGGCGGGTTGCAGTAGTAGTAGGCGTTCTCCACCATGGTGACGTAGCGCGAGTCCAGGTGCTGCGCCTGCTTCTTCCGCATCATCTGCTCCAGCAGGACGCTGGTGCGCAGGTGCGAGTCGGTGGACCTGAACAGGAAGCGGCCACAGGTCTCCAGCAGCGTGCAGGCCATCTCGATGTGGTGATGCGTGAAGTCAGACAGCAGCATCTGTTTTGgccacatgggggggggggttaagtcACGCCATGAGGCCACGCCCACGTCAACAGAAGCCCGTCCCACCCACCTTCAGGCACTGCAGCGTGTCCGTCTTGGAGAACATCTTGAACTTGGCCAGTTCGCCGATGAAGCGGACCGTTTTGTTTTTGGTCTCGATGTTGATCTGGTCCTTCTTGCGGATCTGCAGCCCAAACGAGAACAACAACCGGGTTCACGGCGCCCGCCGTCGAGAGAGCGTTCGTCTCCTACCTGGTGTCTATGTAGGACGTGAGAGAGGACGTACGTGGAACCTGAAGTCTCCTTTCAGCATGGAGCAGAGGTCTTCAGCCACGTCCGACATGCAGGGATGAAGAGTCGCCACCAGGCGAGCGTAGAAGGGCAGAAGATCCAACCTGTGGGGGGAGAGATGGTCAGCGCTCCTCGTACGCAGACGACACCCCGGTTCCACTCACACGACTGAGTTTAAATCACCAACATCTAATCACGAGTCACACGAGAGAAGACAAACGAAATCAGGCCCATCGTGTGTTCAGTGTTCACattattaaactgaaaaaactGCGGCTCTGCAGGAAGACAGACTGCATGTCGTTCCAACTGCTTCCAGCAGAGGGCATAGTTTACAATCAAAAGGAGCAGATCTCTCCGATCTGACGTCACAATTTTAACCGAACGGACGATTAAATGTTTCCTCACACGCTTCTGACAGGCAGAGAGTTTCTCACGCCTTCAAGAGTCACAAAGAGAAACATGTTTAAAacgagaaaagagaagaaacgGTCCTGAAGCTGAAAAGAATcctcttttgtttccttcatctACGTCAAGATGAACATCTGGAAAATCATCTAGCCGTGGGTGAAACCGGCCTCACCTCTGTCTGGGGACGGTGAACAGGGCTCTGACCAGCTTCCTCCTGTTGGACTTGGTGTTCATGTTCATGCAGAAGTCCATGGCGGCCTGTGGAAGTCGGGCAGAAGCGCGTCTGAAACATGTCGTCGGTGCGTGTTTGTCTCTGCTGAAGGCAGACGCGTGTTTCTCCTCACCTTGTCGATGAGGTCTCTGTTGACGCAGTTGGGGAGCTGCTGGATGAAGGCATCGACGATCAGCTTCAGGTGGGACCCGGTGTTCGCCTCCTCGTCCTCTTGttctgcacaaacaaacacattttatacaaTAAAGTACTCTGAGATCGAGCAGAGAAAGCAGCCGATTTGAGGGACACAAACAGTTAAACAGAAGTCAGATCGCTCAGAGGATGATTACGACAAACGTCTACCTTGTTCATCCAGCAGCTTTTTGGCCAGTTCTTCGTTTTCCGCCTCGTCCGGTCCCTCCAGCTCCAGAGGTTCGTCCGTGATGTCCAGCGCCTCCAGCTCCAACTCCAGCTCCTCGGCGGCGGAGGCCACGTCTTTCCCGTCTCTGCTGTCTGAGACACAGAAGTGTGGGAGAGAACGTGTTCAGCGGGTTTAGATCAATCATCCATCTATAGCAGCATGACTCTGAAGTTCTCTCCccaacaaaaccacaaaaaaacactttgattCTTAAAAGTCACCTGCAGTAGAACCcaaaagacagaggaagacGCTAAACATCGCGTAAAAAGTTGGATGTCTGGACAGGCTAACGGAAGGTAGaggaataaatggaataaattaatCTTCTGTTCGttacttaaaaaaaagagaataacaAAAAGCAGCAATAAGCTGAAACAAGGATGCTTAAAAGGTTGTAGAAGCAGTGAGTCCATCGTAAGGACAGAGtctgctttagctttagctttgtgGATCAGTGGCTGTAGGAACAAGAACATGACGCTGGAGACCAACGTCACCCacacagaataataaaaatggaCTCATTTTACGTTTAAGGTTTGAACTTTGAGtttaaacaagagagaaaagtgtCAAAATGTTCACGCCTGTCTGAAGGAAGTGTATTCAGTGTGTCATTAATACACCAGCGGGGGGTTGATGTGACTTCACCTTTGCCGTCGTCCTTGTCTTTTCCCGCGCCGCTCCTCTCGTTGTCCTTGAAGAGGATGGCGGGAACGAACGCCTTCAGGTCCACCAGGTTCTCGTAGAAGTTCCGAGCGTCTTCGTCCTCCCAGATCCCCCCCTCCAGATCGTACTCGCCGGGTTTACCGGGGGTGAAGATGTCGATGCCGGGGCCGTGCTCTGAGGGACGGGACAGAGGAGACACGCGTCAATCAGAGGGAGCGATGTCATGGAGTTCACCCGCTCGGAGGCGACACACACCCTCCTGGACCGTCTTGTCCTGCGGCAGCTCCGGCATGTTCTCGTCTAGGAGGTCGGCCAGCGATTGCGTGTTGGCCAGCAGCTTCTGGTAGGATGTGGCGAACTCCTCGTACTGCTTGTGCCGGTCTTCGCTCAGCTCCCCTTTGGAGTGCAGGATACGCCTGAGGAAGATTTAAGAGAAGCTTCATCGCCACGAACGAGCGGCCGGAGGACCGGCGCTCCGGCGGACGCTCACCTGTTCTGCCTCTCGGTGTTCTGCAGCTCGCGGTGGtccttcttcaggtgtttggTGAGCGAGGTGAAGTACTCCCTCAGCAGGTGCTGGAACGGCTGCTGCTTCTCCGTGCTAATGATCTCGCTTGGGGGGAACCCCAGGCCGAACTTGTCGGCGGCCAGCTTGACCTTGCGCGGCACCAAACCGGCGACGTCGTCCCCGCAGTGCTTACAGAAGCTGATGACCACCGACACGTGGGTGTGCGTCTCCCTGTCGGCGCCGATGATGTTCTTCAGCTGCTCGTAGATGAGGGACAGGCCCTCCTTGTCGGTGAAGAGCCCCACGATGGTGAGCTCGGCGATGAAGCGCAGGTCCGTGCGCAGCTTGCTGACGTTCGGCGCCTTGTCCTCCTTCCTCGCTTCGAAGTGCTTCTTCCACGCCTGGAGCAGCAGCGGCGCGAACTCAGCGTAGCGCTGGTGGAAGAGGGAGCAGAGGTGGACGGCGCAGCCCACGTCTGAGATCTTCAGCTTGGCCTCCACCACCGAGCTCACCGCCTCGCCGATGTACTTGCTGAGGTTGAGGGAGGCGAAGTCGTTGGAGAGCGAGTCGCGCTGCTGCTCGGTGAGCGTTCGCAGCTTCTTCACGAAGGCGGTGTTCTTCTTCAGGCTGGAGTCCAGCCGGCTGAAGAAGGCCTCCTCGGGGCGACCCTCGTGGGCATTCTGGTTCTTGCTGCGGAGTTCTTTCCTGCACTGATGGCGCTCCCAGGCCTCCTGGTGCAGCTGATggccctcctccttctccctgttgaataaaaacacacgaTCAACAAAAGACAACAGAGAAGAACCTCCCATTGGAGGACAAGAGTCAACATCACTCACTTCAGGAGCGCCGCCTCCTCCTCACGCTGCCTtttggcctcctcctcctgcagcttcttctcctcttcctcctgctgtctcttctcctcctcctctttcttcttctgttcctcctcggctttttgtttctcctcctccttcttttttcgctccttctcctctttctttttcttttcctcctccaggcgcttcctcttctcctccttgcCACCGTCCTTTTTACCGCTTATTTTGGCCTCATCCTTTGCTTTGTCGCGAGCAGCTGGCGGCCTCCTCTCACCGTCTCTGTCCTTTTCCTTATTACTGAAGGCGCATacgtctttttcatccatgtttaCTGAATGCGTGCGTTCAGCAGGCATACTGGAGAAGGACAGAAAATGAGCGTTAGACATTTACTAATTACTTGTCTGaagcaaatatttttatttaataatttactcTTTTTAATCCAAATAAAGCTGTTGTCGTACGCCTATGAATTTGTTGAATTTCTTAACCATGAACCAAacgttaaatatttttttaaatattactcAAAATTATCCAACtattttgtgtctcatgttttTTCCTCACAGAAGTAAGatatttttcagaaatgtgcacaaatataaaaagaatGTACGTAATAAATGAaatagaaacaataaaaacatttaaatacatgaaCTGATGCCAAACTTAATCAAAAATCGTCACAATCATTTATACTTCACATTTAGAAATGGGCGTTCTTCTGTTTCCCTGAATCAAtccctttttctctttcattaatTCTAATAATATAAACACAATCCCTATTATTAGCAGAATCAttgaattatgttttatttctacgcatataaaataaagcacagtgtttttaaaagcagATAAAAGCAGAGTTAACGTTAGCTCCGGCTGTGTGACACACACCCACGCAGCAACTTGGCTGCAGCTATCGCTCTTTAGCATTAGCCTAGCTTCGAAGCACTGCTAGCATGT encodes:
- the upf2 gene encoding regulator of nonsense transcripts 2 isoform X2 translates to MTDVCFATISSMPAERTHSVNMDEKDVCAFSNKEKDRDGERRPPAARDKAKDEAKISGKKDGGKEEKRKRLEEEKKKKEEKERKKKEEEKQKAEEEQKKKEEEEKRQQEEEEKKLQEEEAKRQREEEAALLKEKEEGHQLHQEAWERHQCRKELRSKNQNAHEGRPEEAFFSRLDSSLKKNTAFVKKLRTLTEQQRDSLSNDFASLNLSKYIGEAVSSVVEAKLKISDVGCAVHLCSLFHQRYAEFAPLLLQAWKKHFEARKEDKAPNVSKLRTDLRFIAELTIVGLFTDKEGLSLIYEQLKNIIGADRETHTHVSVVISFCKHCGDDVAGLVPRKVKLAADKFGLGFPPSEIISTEKQQPFQHLLREYFTSLTKHLKKDHRELQNTERQNRRILHSKGELSEDRHKQYEEFATSYQKLLANTQSLADLLDENMPELPQDKTVQEEHGPGIDIFTPGKPGEYDLEGGIWEDEDARNFYENLVDLKAFVPAILFKDNERSGAGKDKDDGKDSRDGKDVASAAEELELELEALDITDEPLELEGPDEAENEELAKKLLDEQEQEDEEANTGSHLKLIVDAFIQQLPNCVNRDLIDKAAMDFCMNMNTKSNRRKLVRALFTVPRQRLDLLPFYARLVATLHPCMSDVAEDLCSMLKGDFRFHIRKKDQINIETKNKTVRFIGELAKFKMFSKTDTLQCLKMLLSDFTHHHIEMACTLLETCGRFLFRSTDSHLRTSVLLEQMMRKKQAQHLDSRYVTMVENAYYYCNPPPVEKTVKKKRPPLQEYIRKLLYKDLSKVTTEKVLRQMRKLPWQDPEVKGYLICCMVNIWNVKYNSIHCVANLLAGLVAYQEDVGIHVVDGVLEDIRLGMEVNQPKFNQRRISSGKFLGELYNYRMVESAVIFRTLFSFISFGVNQDGSPSSLDPPEHLFRIRLVCTLLDTCGQYFDRGSSKRKLDCFLIYFQRYIWWKKSVDAWTKEHPFPIDIDYMISDTLELLRPKMRFSCSLDEATKQVADLEREVLVKLGLAMEKDGRSSAMSEAEGLDEEDDDGDDEEEGGAETEEQSGNESEMNEQEEDDGSENEEEEREEDEEENTDYLTDSNKENETDEENNEVTIRGGGLKHVACAEDEDFIQALDKMMLENLQQRSGETVKVHQLDVAIPLQLKSQLKKGGAGGSQPCIHEGDAHIDDTMQFVMLTRKGNKQQYKILNVPLSSHLAANHFNQQQAEQEERMRMKKLTLDINERQEQEDYQEMMQSLAQRPAPANTNRERRPRYQHPKGAPNADLIFKTGGRR
- the upf2 gene encoding regulator of nonsense transcripts 2 isoform X1, with the protein product MTDVCFATISSMPAERTHSVNMDEKDVCAFSNKEKDRDGERRPPAARDKAKDEAKISGKKDGGKEEKRKRLEEEKKKKEEKERKKKEEEKQKAEEEQKKKEEEEKRQQEEEEKKLQEEEAKRQREEEAALLKEKEEGHQLHQEAWERHQCRKELRSKNQNAHEGRPEEAFFSRLDSSLKKNTAFVKKLRTLTEQQRDSLSNDFASLNLSKYIGEAVSSVVEAKLKISDVGCAVHLCSLFHQRYAEFAPLLLQAWKKHFEARKEDKAPNVSKLRTDLRFIAELTIVGLFTDKEGLSLIYEQLKNIIGADRETHTHVSVVISFCKHCGDDVAGLVPRKVKLAADKFGLGFPPSEIISTEKQQPFQHLLREYFTSLTKHLKKDHRELQNTERQNRRILHSKGELSEDRHKQYEEFATSYQKLLANTQSLADLLDENMPELPQDKTVQEEHGPGIDIFTPGKPGEYDLEGGIWEDEDARNFYENLVDLKAFVPAILFKDNERSGAGKDKDDGKDSRDGKDVASAAEELELELEALDITDEPLELEGPDEAENEELAKKLLDEQEQEDEEANTGSHLKLIVDAFIQQLPNCVNRDLIDKAAMDFCMNMNTKSNRRKLVRALFTVPRQRLDLLPFYARLVATLHPCMSDVAEDLCSMLKGDFRFHIRKKDQINIETKNKTVRFIGELAKFKMFSKTDTLQCLKMLLSDFTHHHIEMACTLLETCGRFLFRSTDSHLRTSVLLEQMMRKKQAQHLDSRYVTMVENAYYYCNPPPVEKTVKKKRPPLQEYIRKLLYKDLSKVTTEKVLRQMRKLPWQDPEVKGYLICCMVNIWNVKYNSIHCVANLLAGLVAYQEDVGIHVVDGVLEDIRLGMEVNQPKFNQRRISSGKFLGELYNYRMVESAVIFRTLFSFISFGVNQDGSPSSLDPPEHLFRIRLVCTLLDTCGQYFDRGSSKRKLDCFLIYFQRYIWWKKSVDAWTKEHPFPIDIDYMISDTLELLRPKMRFSCSLDEATKQVADLEREVLVKLGLAMEKDGRSSAMSEAEGLDEEDDDGDDEEEGGAETEEQSGNESEMNEQEEDDGSENEEEEREEDEEENTDYLTDSNKENETDEENNEVTIRGGGLKHVACAEDEDFIQALDKMMLENLQQRSGETVKVHQLDVAIPLQLKSQLKKGGAGGSQPCIHEGDAHIDDTMQFVMLTRKGNKQQYKILNVPLSSHLAANHFNQQQAEQEERMRMKKLTLDINERQEQEDYQEMMQSLAQRPAPANTNRERRPRYQHPKGAPNADLIFKTGGRRR